In Eubalaena glacialis isolate mEubGla1 chromosome 3, mEubGla1.1.hap2.+ XY, whole genome shotgun sequence, the following are encoded in one genomic region:
- the PRPF38B gene encoding pre-mRNA-splicing factor 38B, whose amino-acid sequence MANNSPALTGNSQPQHQAAAAAAQQQQQQCGGGGATKPAVSGKQGNVLPLWGNEKTMNLNPMILTNILSSPYFKVQLYELKTYHEVVDEIYFKVTHVEPWEKGSRKTAGQTGMCGGVRGVGTGGIVSTAFCLLYKLFTLKLTRKQVMGLITHTDSPYIRALGFMYIRYTQPPTDLWDWFESFLDDEEDLDVKAGGGCVMTIGEMLRSFLTKLEWFSTLFPRIPVPVQKNIDQQIKTRPRKIKKDGKESAEEIDRHVERRRSRSPRRSLSPRRSPRRSRSRSHHREGHGSSSFDRELEREKERQRLEREAKEREKERRRSRSIDRGLERRHSRSRERHRSRSRSRDRKGDRRDRDREREKENERGRRRDRDYDKERGNDREKERSRERSKERRSRGEVEEKKYKEDKDDRRHRDDKKDSKKEKKHSRSRSRERKHRSRSRSRNAGKRSRSRSKEKSSKHKNESKEKSNKRSRSGSQGRTDSVEKSRKREHSPSKEKSRKRSRSKERSHKRDHSDSKDQSDKRDRRRSQSIESESQEKQHKNKDETV is encoded by the exons ATGGCTAACAACAGTCCCGCGCTGACAGGCAACTCGCAGCCGCAGCACCAGGCGGCCGCAGCCGcggcccagcagcagcagcagcagtgcgGCGGCGGTGGCGCCACCAAGCCGGCAGTCTCGGGCAAGCAGGGCAATGTGCTGCCGCTGTGGGGCAACGAAAAGACTATGAATCTCAACCCCATGATCTTGACCAATATCCTGTCGTCGCCTTACTTCAAAGTGCAGCTCTACGAGCTCAAGACCTACCACGAGGTGGTGGACGAGATCTACTTTAAG GTCACACATGTTGAACCATGggagaaaggaagcaggaaaacAGCTGGCCAAACAGGGATGTGCGGAGGG GTTCGAGGCGTTGGGACAGGAGGAATTGTTTCTACAGCTTTTTGCCTGTTATACAAATTATTTACTCTGAAGTTAACTCGCAAGCAAGTGATGGGTCTTATAACACACACAGACTCTCCATATATTAGAGCCCTTGGATTTATGTATATAAG GTACACACAGCCCCCTACAGATCTATGGGATTGGTTTGAATCCTTCCTTGATGATGAAGAG gACCTAGATGTGAAGGCTGGTGGAGGCTGTGTAATGACCATTGGAGAAATGCTACGGTCTTTTCTCACAAAACTGGAGTGGTTTTCTACTTTGTTTCCAAGAATTCCGGTTCCAGTTCAGAAGAATATCGATCAACAGATTAAAACCCGaccaagaaaaatcaagaaagatgGAAAGGAAAGTGCTGAGGAAATAGACAGACATGTTGAACGCAGGCGTTCAAG GTCTCCAAGGAGATCACTGAGTCCACGGAGGTCCCCAAGAAGATCCAGAAGTAGAAGCCATCATCGGGAGGGCCATGGGTCTTCTAGTTTTGATCGAGaattagaaagagagaaagaacgcCAGCGACTAGAGCGTGAAgccaaagaaagggaaaaagaaaggcgAAGATCCCGAAGTATTGATCGGGGGCTAGAACGCAGGCATAGCAGGAGTAGGGAAAGACATAGAAGCCGTAGTCGAAGTCGTGATAGGAAAGGGGATAGAAGGGACAGGGAtcgggaaagagagaaagaaaatgagagaggtAGAAGACGAGATCGTGACTATGATAAGGAAAGAGGTAATGACCGAGAAAAGGAGAGGTCAAGAGAACGGTCCAAGGAACGGAGAAGTAGGGGTgaggtagaagaaaagaaatataaagaagacaaagatgaTAGGCGGCATAGAGATGACAAAAAAGattccaagaaagagaaaaaacatagtAGAAgtagaagcagagaaagaaaacatagaagtagGAGTAGAAGTAGAAATGCAGGGAAACGAAGTAGAAGCAGGAGCAAAGAGAAATCaagtaaacataaaaatgaaagtaaagaaaaatcaaataaacggAGTAGAAGTGGCAGTCAAGGAAGAACTGACAGTgttgaaaaatcaagaaaacgGGAACATAGCCCCAGCAAAGAAAAGTCTAGGAAGCGTAGCAGAAGCAAAGAACGTTCCCACAAACGAGATCACAGTGATAGTAAGGACCAGTCTGACAAACGTGATCGCCGAAGGAGCCAAAGTATAGAATCAGAGAGCcaagaaaaacaacataaaaacaaagaCGAGACTGTGTGa